A window of the Isosphaera pallida ATCC 43644 genome harbors these coding sequences:
- a CDS encoding efflux RND transporter periplasmic adaptor subunit has protein sequence MTWLRWVGGCLALGVWLTSIGCNDGLISDLPSEPTGTTEARTPDLEPTPSSKGDAREDAEEASAFRSDVAVVDAKEEVSASPPPEPQPGESRLHVPVVGLRPGTIRRVVTRRGEIQASQLTSLHARIAGLVRVASHEAGESVRAGTVLAELEAPELDADLQYRRAEVDRARARTRQAEAALAVAEAAIHRAQAELAQVRASIRRADAEVERGRTQFQRIDQLAKESVLTAGLRDESLNRYMLAQAARREIDARLSSAEAALAQARAERDKAQADLAAAQADITVAEAEIARAQVLERHRRIVAPHDGILLERRVEPGQTTLPGDTGEPLFILARNDRVRAVVVVPEDVAALMNVGQEAEIRPPTVEERYVAGKVSRLSGPLDPINPTWRVEIDLANPDHLLQPGQVVSVTVILDERTDVPTLPRVAVAGRGESAFCFVAEDGLARLRRIRTGLADDERVEVLAGLDVSDRIIVVDPATLSDGQPIHAVNLP, from the coding sequence ATGACGTGGCTGCGTTGGGTGGGGGGATGCTTAGCGCTGGGAGTCTGGCTGACTTCAATCGGATGCAATGATGGCTTAATCTCCGATCTTCCTTCGGAACCAACCGGGACGACCGAGGCTCGAACTCCCGACTTGGAGCCGACTCCCTCGTCGAAGGGCGACGCCAGAGAAGACGCAGAGGAGGCCAGCGCGTTTCGATCCGACGTGGCGGTGGTCGATGCGAAGGAGGAGGTTTCCGCTTCCCCGCCGCCTGAGCCGCAACCCGGCGAATCCCGTCTCCATGTGCCTGTCGTTGGCCTGCGTCCGGGCACCATCCGCCGAGTGGTCACCCGGAGGGGGGAAATTCAGGCGTCTCAACTCACTTCGCTCCACGCTCGAATTGCGGGTCTGGTGCGGGTGGCGTCCCATGAGGCGGGCGAGTCGGTCCGCGCCGGGACCGTGCTGGCCGAACTCGAAGCCCCCGAACTGGATGCCGATCTTCAATACCGTCGGGCCGAAGTCGATCGGGCGCGGGCGCGAACTCGTCAGGCGGAGGCGGCGTTGGCGGTGGCCGAGGCGGCGATCCACCGGGCCCAAGCCGAACTCGCCCAGGTCCGTGCCTCAATCCGTCGAGCCGACGCCGAAGTCGAACGGGGACGAACCCAGTTCCAACGCATCGATCAACTGGCGAAGGAGTCGGTCCTCACCGCCGGGTTGCGTGACGAGTCGTTGAATCGCTACATGTTGGCTCAAGCAGCGCGTCGGGAGATCGACGCACGTCTGTCCTCGGCCGAGGCAGCATTGGCTCAAGCTCGGGCCGAACGCGACAAGGCCCAAGCCGACCTCGCCGCCGCTCAGGCCGACATCACGGTGGCCGAGGCCGAAATCGCCCGCGCCCAGGTGCTTGAACGCCATCGACGCATCGTCGCGCCTCACGATGGAATCCTTCTGGAGCGGCGAGTGGAGCCGGGTCAAACAACTCTTCCCGGCGACACGGGCGAGCCTTTGTTCATTCTGGCGCGAAACGACCGCGTGCGGGCCGTGGTCGTCGTGCCGGAGGATGTCGCCGCTTTGATGAACGTCGGCCAGGAGGCCGAAATCCGCCCACCAACGGTCGAGGAGCGCTACGTCGCGGGCAAAGTCAGCCGGTTGTCCGGGCCGCTCGACCCGATCAACCCCACCTGGCGGGTCGAGATTGACCTGGCCAACCCCGACCACCTGCTCCAACCCGGCCAGGTTGTCTCAGTCACAGTGATTCTCGACGAGCGAACCGATGTGCCGACCCTACCTCGCGTGGCAGTAGCTGGGCGGGGCGAGTCGGCCTTCTGCTTCGTCGCCGAAGACGGACTGGCCCGCTTACGGAGGATCCGAACCGGCCTGGCCGATGATGAACGAGTCGAAGTCCTCGCCGGGCTTGACGTATCCGACCGGATCATTGTCGTCGATCCGGCCACGCTGAGCGACGGCCAACCGATTCACGCCGTCAACCTCCCCTGA
- a CDS encoding dihydrolipoyl dehydrogenase, with translation MNQESVTFAIIGAGTAGMRAYREIARHSDSIRLIEGGRYGTTCARVGCMPSKLLIAAAERAHQVRHADLFGVRVPEVQIDGRAVMKRVRSERDRFVGFVVETVHGFKEEHRIQAFARFLDNHTLKLSDGRILKAERVVIATGSRPTVPPLLQGLEDRVITSDDLFEWEDLPKSVAVLGSGVIGLELGQALHRLGVRVKIFGRNGRVGGLTDPAVVAEANRIFATETPIDTRARVERVERADNGLILHYFDGDNREHIETFELVLAATGRMPNVDRLGLENTSLTCDDRGVPHHDPLTGQCGDSPIFIAGDATHELPLLHEASDEGQVAGLNAVHYPEVHRYAKRAPITVIFTDPQLMIVGPGHRALSQRATPVVTGAVDFGDQGRSRILGENRGLLHVYGEPVTGRFLGAEMVGPRAEHLAHLLAWSLQSNLTVADMLERPFYHPVIEEGLRTALRNLHAKLGQEGSPGLRRLNGTVSRD, from the coding sequence ATGAATCAGGAATCGGTCACATTCGCCATCATCGGTGCGGGAACCGCCGGAATGAGGGCTTACCGCGAGATCGCCCGCCACAGCGATTCGATCCGTCTAATCGAAGGAGGACGCTACGGCACCACCTGCGCGCGGGTTGGCTGCATGCCCTCCAAGCTGTTGATCGCCGCGGCCGAGCGTGCCCATCAGGTTCGTCACGCCGACCTATTCGGCGTGCGGGTGCCTGAGGTCCAGATTGACGGACGGGCGGTCATGAAGCGGGTTCGATCAGAGCGCGACCGGTTCGTGGGGTTCGTCGTCGAAACGGTTCACGGCTTCAAGGAGGAGCACCGCATCCAGGCGTTCGCCCGCTTTCTCGACAACCACACCCTGAAACTCAGCGACGGGCGGATCCTCAAAGCCGAGCGGGTGGTGATCGCCACGGGCTCGCGGCCGACGGTCCCACCGCTGCTCCAAGGTCTGGAGGACCGGGTCATCACCAGCGACGACCTGTTCGAGTGGGAGGATCTCCCCAAGTCGGTCGCGGTGCTGGGTTCGGGGGTCATCGGCTTGGAACTGGGCCAGGCGCTTCATCGCCTGGGCGTCCGGGTCAAAATCTTCGGGCGCAACGGTCGAGTCGGCGGTCTGACCGATCCAGCGGTGGTGGCGGAGGCCAACCGGATCTTCGCCACTGAAACTCCGATCGACACCCGCGCGCGGGTCGAACGGGTCGAACGAGCCGACAACGGCCTGATTCTACATTACTTCGACGGCGACAACCGCGAACACATCGAGACGTTCGAGCTGGTGCTAGCAGCGACCGGACGGATGCCCAACGTCGATCGCCTCGGCCTGGAAAACACTTCGCTAACGTGCGACGACCGCGGCGTGCCTCATCACGACCCGCTCACCGGTCAATGCGGTGACTCGCCCATCTTCATCGCCGGCGACGCCACCCATGAGCTGCCGTTGCTCCATGAAGCCTCCGACGAAGGCCAGGTCGCCGGACTCAACGCGGTCCATTACCCCGAGGTTCATCGCTACGCCAAACGTGCGCCGATCACTGTGATCTTCACCGACCCTCAGCTCATGATCGTCGGCCCCGGTCACCGCGCCTTGAGCCAGCGAGCCACGCCGGTTGTCACCGGAGCGGTCGATTTCGGCGATCAGGGCCGCAGTCGGATCCTTGGCGAAAACCGGGGCTTGCTCCACGTCTACGGCGAACCAGTCACCGGACGCTTCTTGGGGGCGGAGATGGTCGGTCCCCGCGCCGAACATCTCGCCCACCTGCTGGCCTGGTCGCTTCAGTCGAACCTGACGGTTGCGGACATGCTGGAACGCCCCTTCTATCATCCGGTCATCGAAGAAGGTCTACGGACGGCGTTGCGCAACCTCCACGCCAAACTTGGCCAGGAAGGTTCACCCGGTCTGCGACGTCTCAATGGCACCGTGTCGCGGGACTGA
- a CDS encoding DUF1501 domain-containing protein encodes MNGPHSSPVSSSDPIASPVDVSRRWFVRDCGVALGAIALRDLLLSGDSARATAADSDAPKSARRDPLAPRAPHSPPKAKRVVFLFMAGAPSHLELFDYKPELARLDGSLPPAELLEGYRAAFINPNSRLLGPRFKFARHGQCGAEISELLPHLASIVDDLTIVKGMTTDAFNHAPAQILMNTGSQQFGRPSFGAWTTYGLGSETRDLPAFVVLNSGTKGPSGGNANWGSGFLPTVYQGVPFRTAGDPVLALSNPPGVDERSQRTTLDAINRLNDLRRDVTGDPEIATRINAFEMAYRMQVSVPELMDVRNEPQHILDLYGAEPGKASFANNCLLARRLLERGVRFVQLFHEAWDQHGNLRKDLAKNCKDTDQACAALVKDLKQRGLLEDTLVIWGGEFGRTPMVQGGGDDGRDHHPNAFTMWLAGGGLKPGLTLGRSDDLGFNVVEDRVHVHDLHATLLHLLGFDHTRLTFRSQGRDFRLTDVHGTIVQKMLA; translated from the coding sequence ATGAATGGCCCCCACTCCTCCCCGGTGTCGTCCAGTGACCCAATCGCCTCGCCGGTCGATGTGTCGCGTCGTTGGTTCGTGCGCGATTGTGGCGTCGCCTTGGGTGCAATCGCTCTGCGGGATTTGCTATTGAGCGGCGACTCCGCCCGCGCGACCGCCGCGGATTCCGACGCCCCCAAGTCAGCTCGCCGCGATCCCCTCGCGCCCCGCGCGCCTCATTCCCCCCCCAAGGCCAAACGGGTCGTCTTCCTGTTCATGGCCGGCGCGCCCAGTCATTTGGAACTCTTCGATTACAAACCGGAACTAGCTCGGCTCGATGGATCGCTGCCGCCAGCCGAACTGCTGGAGGGCTATCGCGCCGCCTTCATCAACCCCAATTCGCGGCTGCTAGGTCCCCGGTTCAAGTTCGCCCGTCATGGCCAATGCGGCGCGGAGATTTCGGAGCTTCTGCCCCATTTGGCCTCGATCGTGGACGACCTCACGATCGTCAAAGGAATGACGACCGACGCCTTCAACCACGCGCCGGCTCAGATTCTCATGAACACTGGCTCGCAACAGTTTGGCCGTCCCAGCTTCGGAGCCTGGACCACCTATGGCCTGGGCAGCGAGACCCGCGACCTTCCGGCCTTCGTGGTGCTGAACTCGGGGACTAAGGGTCCCTCCGGCGGCAACGCCAACTGGGGTTCGGGTTTCCTGCCCACGGTGTATCAAGGGGTGCCGTTCCGCACAGCGGGCGATCCCGTGTTGGCCCTCTCCAACCCCCCGGGGGTGGACGAACGTTCCCAGCGAACCACCCTGGACGCGATCAATCGACTCAACGACCTGCGACGCGACGTCACCGGCGACCCCGAAATCGCCACCCGGATCAACGCCTTCGAAATGGCCTATCGAATGCAGGTCAGCGTGCCGGAATTGATGGACGTGCGCAACGAACCCCAACACATCCTCGACCTCTACGGAGCCGAGCCGGGCAAGGCGTCGTTCGCTAACAACTGCTTGCTAGCCCGCCGTTTGTTGGAACGAGGCGTCCGGTTCGTCCAACTCTTCCATGAAGCCTGGGATCAACACGGCAACCTCCGCAAAGACTTAGCCAAGAACTGCAAAGACACGGACCAAGCGTGTGCCGCCTTGGTCAAAGACCTCAAGCAGCGTGGTCTGTTGGAGGATACCCTGGTGATCTGGGGAGGCGAATTCGGCCGGACTCCGATGGTCCAGGGGGGCGGGGACGACGGGCGGGACCACCACCCCAACGCTTTCACGATGTGGTTGGCCGGCGGCGGCTTGAAACCGGGTCTGACCCTGGGACGCTCCGACGACCTCGGCTTCAACGTGGTCGAGGATCGGGTTCATGTGCATGATCTCCACGCCACCTTGCTGCATCTGTTGGGCTTCGACCACACCCGCTTGACGTTCCGCTCCCAGGGACGCGACTTTCGCCTGACCGACGTTCACGGTACGATCGTGCAGAAGATGCTGGCGTGA
- a CDS encoding PSD1 and planctomycete cytochrome C domain-containing protein, producing MIGWLGGPVERALAGGVRVGETSVATLHGIDSVDFERQVLPILTTRCFECHDARKQTAGLRLDARSRAFAGGESGLASIVPGQPDESELILRVESQEEFERMPPKGPPLTPEEIGVLRLWIEQGATWPDALANDHDPARDHWAFRPPNRPALPDLKGHHRLAGWVRNPIDHFVAARLAAEGLEPSPAADRLTLARRIALDLTGLPPSIEQADALAHDPDPDDQALARYIESHLRSPHYGEHWARWWLDAARYADSDGFEKDKPRSVWNYRDYVINAFNANLPYDRFVIEQLAGDWLPNATPAQKIATGFLRNSMINEEGGVDPEQFRMEAMFDRMDAVGKSLLGLTIQCAQCHDHKYDPLKQSEYYQMFAFLNNDHEASIEVFTPEQESRREEILSRVRAIEAELKASAPDWRERLAAWEAALLDPSQAFSWSVIRPEAEANSTGGQKYLLQEDGSFLCQGYAPTKHTVMLTAQVDRPVLTAFRLEALPHPDLPLNGPGRSIKGTFALTEFKAEVTPLGVPNAKPTPVEFVRATATVNPPERELDPIFFDKTDRRRVTGPVEFAIDGRDQTAWSDNLGPGRRNRPVEAVFLAKRPLVDPGGRGFLVTIRLVQNHGGWNSDDNQNHNLGRFRLSVTDETTAQADPVPLDVRASLKIAPEQRTPDDLERIFAHWRTTVPQWHEANQRIDALLAELPEGTPQLVLQARAQPRTTQILKRGDFLKPGDPVQPGTPAFLHPLETTEGTPLNRLTFARWVVDRRSPTTARAIVNRVWQRLFGVGLVETPEDLGVQSPPPSHPELLDWLAVELMESGWDLNHLQRLILTSATYRQSSRLTPQLAERDPNNRLLARMPRLRLEAEVIRDAALAASGLLNRRVGGPSVFPPLPEFLLQPPVSYGPKSWPVSPPEEQRRRSLYIFRYRSLPYPALEVFDAPPGEVACVRRSRSNTPLQALTSLNEPVFVEAARSLALATLKQAAPNETDRLTHAFRRVLTRYPVPEELAILGALRRAEHERLAAQKDPQATAWTLLAGPEAANHPERRPDLPNQVDPIEAASWVAVARALLNLDEAIVRE from the coding sequence ATGATAGGTTGGTTAGGTGGTCCGGTCGAGCGCGCGTTGGCTGGGGGGGTCCGCGTCGGCGAAACGAGCGTCGCTACCCTTCACGGCATCGACTCAGTGGATTTCGAGCGACAGGTGTTGCCGATTCTCACCACCCGCTGCTTCGAGTGCCACGACGCCCGCAAACAGACCGCCGGGTTGCGTTTGGATGCGCGGAGCCGCGCCTTCGCCGGAGGCGAGTCGGGCCTCGCCTCGATTGTCCCTGGCCAGCCCGACGAGAGCGAACTCATTTTGCGGGTCGAGAGCCAGGAGGAGTTCGAGCGGATGCCGCCCAAAGGCCCACCTCTGACGCCCGAGGAGATCGGGGTGTTGCGGCTCTGGATCGAGCAGGGAGCGACCTGGCCAGACGCGCTGGCTAACGACCACGACCCGGCGCGGGATCATTGGGCCTTTCGCCCCCCGAATCGTCCCGCGTTGCCTGACCTGAAGGGTCACCACCGCTTGGCTGGTTGGGTCCGCAACCCAATCGATCATTTCGTGGCCGCCCGGTTAGCCGCTGAGGGTCTGGAACCGTCGCCCGCAGCGGACCGTCTGACTTTGGCCCGCCGCATCGCGCTGGATCTGACCGGTCTCCCTCCCTCAATCGAACAAGCCGACGCCCTGGCTCACGATCCCGATCCCGACGACCAGGCGCTGGCGCGCTACATTGAAAGTCACCTGCGCTCGCCCCACTACGGCGAGCACTGGGCGCGGTGGTGGCTGGACGCGGCCCGCTACGCCGATTCCGACGGCTTCGAGAAGGACAAGCCGCGCTCGGTTTGGAACTACCGCGACTACGTCATCAACGCCTTCAACGCCAATCTGCCCTACGACCGCTTCGTGATTGAGCAACTCGCCGGCGATTGGCTGCCCAACGCGACTCCGGCTCAAAAGATCGCCACCGGCTTTTTGCGCAACTCAATGATCAACGAGGAGGGCGGGGTCGATCCCGAACAGTTCCGCATGGAGGCGATGTTCGACCGTATGGATGCCGTGGGCAAAAGTCTGCTGGGTCTGACCATTCAATGCGCCCAGTGCCACGACCATAAATACGACCCTCTCAAGCAATCCGAATATTATCAGATGTTTGCCTTCCTGAACAACGATCACGAGGCGTCGATCGAAGTGTTCACGCCCGAGCAGGAATCCCGACGCGAGGAGATTCTCAGCCGGGTTCGGGCGATCGAGGCCGAGCTCAAGGCGTCGGCCCCTGACTGGAGGGAGCGTCTGGCGGCGTGGGAGGCAGCGCTGCTGGACCCATCGCAGGCGTTTTCCTGGAGCGTCATCCGTCCCGAGGCCGAGGCCAACTCGACCGGCGGCCAGAAGTATTTGCTTCAAGAGGACGGCTCGTTCCTCTGCCAGGGTTACGCCCCAACCAAACATACCGTGATGCTCACGGCCCAAGTGGATCGGCCGGTGCTGACCGCCTTCCGTCTGGAGGCATTGCCCCATCCCGACCTGCCGCTGAACGGGCCGGGACGCTCCATTAAAGGCACCTTCGCTCTGACCGAGTTCAAGGCCGAAGTCACCCCGCTAGGCGTTCCGAACGCCAAGCCGACACCGGTGGAATTCGTCCGCGCCACCGCGACGGTCAACCCTCCGGAGCGGGAACTCGACCCGATCTTCTTCGACAAGACCGACCGCCGCCGCGTCACTGGCCCCGTCGAGTTTGCCATCGACGGACGCGACCAGACCGCTTGGAGCGACAACCTCGGTCCGGGCCGGCGCAACCGTCCAGTCGAAGCGGTCTTCCTGGCCAAACGCCCTTTGGTCGATCCCGGCGGCCGGGGGTTCCTGGTGACGATCCGTCTGGTTCAAAACCACGGCGGTTGGAATTCCGACGACAATCAGAACCATAACCTAGGCCGATTCCGCCTTTCGGTAACCGACGAAACCACCGCCCAGGCCGACCCCGTGCCGCTCGACGTGCGCGCCTCCCTGAAGATCGCCCCCGAGCAACGAACCCCCGACGATCTTGAACGAATCTTCGCCCACTGGCGGACCACCGTGCCGCAATGGCACGAAGCCAACCAACGCATCGACGCCCTCTTGGCCGAACTCCCCGAAGGAACCCCGCAACTCGTGCTTCAAGCCCGAGCTCAACCGCGAACCACCCAGATCCTCAAGCGGGGCGACTTCCTCAAGCCGGGCGATCCGGTCCAACCCGGCACGCCGGCCTTCCTGCACCCTCTGGAGACAACGGAGGGAACTCCGCTGAATCGTCTGACCTTCGCGCGTTGGGTCGTCGATCGCCGCTCCCCCACCACCGCCCGCGCAATCGTCAACCGGGTCTGGCAGCGGTTGTTCGGCGTCGGATTGGTGGAGACGCCAGAGGACCTCGGCGTCCAAAGCCCACCGCCCTCTCACCCCGAATTGCTCGACTGGCTGGCGGTCGAACTGATGGAGTCCGGCTGGGACTTGAACCATTTGCAACGCCTGATCCTGACCTCGGCCACCTACCGCCAGAGTTCCCGCCTAACGCCGCAACTGGCCGAACGCGACCCCAACAACCGTTTGCTAGCGCGAATGCCCCGACTGCGTTTGGAGGCTGAGGTGATCCGCGACGCGGCGCTGGCCGCCTCCGGCCTGCTCAACCGTCGGGTGGGCGGCCCTAGCGTCTTTCCTCCGCTGCCGGAGTTCCTGCTCCAACCCCCAGTCAGTTACGGTCCCAAGTCCTGGCCGGTGTCGCCCCCGGAGGAGCAACGCCGCCGCTCGCTCTATATCTTCCGCTACCGCTCGCTGCCCTACCCGGCGTTGGAGGTCTTCGACGCTCCGCCCGGCGAGGTCGCCTGCGTGCGACGCTCGCGGTCTAACACGCCTTTGCAAGCATTGACCAGCCTCAATGAGCCGGTCTTCGTCGAAGCGGCCCGCAGCCTGGCCCTGGCCACCCTCAAGCAGGCCGCCCCCAACGAAACCGACCGCCTCACTCACGCCTTCCGACGAGTGTTGACTCGTTACCCCGTCCCAGAGGAACTGGCGATCCTCGGCGCGCTCCGCAGGGCCGAACACGAACGTCTCGCTGCTCAGAAGGATCCCCAAGCGACCGCCTGGACCCTCTTAGCCGGTCCCGAAGCGGCCAATCACCCGGAGCGCCGCCCCGACCTGCCCAATCAAGTCGATCCCATCGAGGCCGCCTCCTGGGTCGCCGTCGCCCGCGCCTTGCTCAATCTCGACGAGGCGATCGTCCGCGAATGA
- a CDS encoding redoxin family protein, with the protein MALATSAFLQAAEPPAQDAHANLLTALDRGVGQPLSMNFKLIGLDDKPISFRQFIGKKAVVIVFIGTDCPIGNLYMPTLVELAKEYEPRGIQFVLVNSNQSETLDDMRKHAEEYGLNGVPGLLVAKDPGNELADLALAERTNEAILIDATLDFLNKLARIRYRGMIDDQYHYNARRDQPKRTPLKDALEDFLAGREVRVAGTEVQGCLIERGAPKVLVDRQGAMVRTMPEEIRAEFAKARAMEPIAVGPVTYHKDVAPIVQAKCQTCHRPNQVAPFSLLTYEQAKRWKGMIREVVDDGRMPPWHANPNYGAFANDRSLTPLERAILLAWVDQDAPEGNPADSPAPRTFAEGWTIGKPDLIIEMPRTHIVPAGGVVDYVRYPVDFEVKEDLWIQAIEARPGDPAVVHHIILYYVLPGDPAPRYLVGYAPGDLSETFPEGTAKRLPKGSRFFFEMHYTPIGKVRQDKSSVGIVLAKTPPTRETITRPIASRELEQRLISIPPGHPNYPITSAIEFKTDVELIGMMPHMHLRGKDFRYILTDPQGKETILLDVPAYDFAWQNFYWTKQPIPIPAGSRIDCVAHFDNSEDNPYNPDPSASVTWGDQTYEEMMIGFIEYTVPLDIQGSWTQHAKRVTPKLVPGQDPLPEARPSTGAAGLLNRLLGGLNPATTPKTAPTTTPTRSDPGQ; encoded by the coding sequence TTGGCGCTGGCGACCTCCGCATTCCTTCAGGCCGCCGAGCCGCCCGCCCAGGACGCCCACGCCAATCTCCTGACCGCGCTGGATCGCGGCGTGGGCCAACCGCTGTCGATGAACTTCAAGCTGATCGGTCTGGACGACAAGCCGATCTCGTTTCGTCAGTTCATCGGCAAGAAGGCGGTGGTGATTGTCTTCATCGGGACCGACTGCCCGATTGGTAACCTGTACATGCCCACCCTGGTGGAGCTTGCCAAGGAGTACGAGCCTCGGGGCATCCAGTTCGTCCTGGTTAACTCCAACCAAAGTGAGACCCTCGACGACATGCGCAAGCACGCCGAAGAGTATGGCCTCAACGGCGTGCCCGGCCTGCTCGTAGCCAAAGACCCCGGCAATGAGCTGGCTGACCTCGCGTTGGCCGAGCGGACCAACGAAGCGATTCTCATCGACGCGACGCTGGATTTCCTCAACAAACTGGCCCGCATCCGCTACCGGGGGATGATCGACGACCAATACCACTACAACGCCCGCCGCGACCAACCCAAACGAACCCCGCTCAAAGACGCGCTCGAGGATTTCCTGGCCGGGCGCGAGGTGCGGGTGGCCGGCACCGAAGTTCAGGGCTGCCTGATCGAACGAGGCGCGCCTAAGGTTTTGGTCGATCGTCAGGGGGCGATGGTGCGGACCATGCCCGAGGAGATTCGGGCCGAGTTCGCCAAGGCCCGCGCCATGGAACCTATCGCGGTCGGGCCGGTCACCTACCACAAGGACGTCGCCCCGATCGTGCAGGCCAAATGTCAGACCTGTCACCGTCCCAACCAGGTCGCTCCCTTCTCGTTGCTCACTTATGAGCAAGCCAAGCGCTGGAAGGGGATGATCCGCGAAGTCGTCGATGATGGCCGGATGCCCCCTTGGCATGCCAACCCCAATTACGGCGCATTCGCCAACGATCGCAGTCTGACCCCGCTCGAGCGGGCGATCCTGCTAGCCTGGGTCGATCAAGATGCCCCCGAAGGCAACCCCGCCGACTCCCCCGCGCCTCGGACCTTCGCCGAGGGCTGGACCATCGGCAAGCCCGACCTGATCATCGAGATGCCCCGGACCCATATCGTGCCGGCCGGCGGCGTGGTCGATTACGTCCGCTACCCAGTGGACTTCGAGGTTAAAGAGGATTTGTGGATTCAAGCCATCGAAGCCCGTCCCGGTGACCCGGCGGTGGTTCACCACATCATCCTTTACTACGTCCTGCCCGGCGACCCCGCCCCGCGCTACCTAGTCGGCTACGCCCCCGGCGACCTGAGCGAGACCTTCCCCGAAGGCACCGCCAAGCGTTTGCCTAAGGGGTCGCGGTTCTTCTTCGAGATGCACTACACGCCGATCGGCAAGGTTCGCCAGGACAAGTCGTCGGTCGGCATCGTGCTAGCCAAGACCCCGCCGACCCGCGAAACCATCACCCGACCAATCGCCTCGCGCGAGCTGGAACAGCGGCTCATCTCCATCCCGCCGGGCCACCCCAACTATCCAATCACCTCGGCGATCGAATTCAAAACGGATGTCGAACTGATCGGCATGATGCCCCACATGCACCTGCGGGGCAAGGATTTCCGCTATATCCTGACCGATCCCCAAGGTAAGGAAACCATTCTGTTGGACGTGCCGGCCTACGACTTTGCCTGGCAGAATTTCTACTGGACCAAGCAACCGATCCCAATTCCTGCCGGCTCGCGGATCGACTGCGTGGCCCACTTCGACAACTCCGAAGACAACCCCTACAACCCCGACCCCAGCGCCTCGGTGACCTGGGGCGATCAGACCTACGAAGAGATGATGATCGGCTTCATCGAGTACACCGTGCCGCTCGACATCCAGGGTTCCTGGACCCAGCACGCCAAACGGGTCACCCCTAAGCTGGTGCCCGGCCAGGATCCCCTACCCGAAGCCCGTCCCTCCACGGGCGCGGCTGGTTTGCTCAACCGACTCCTGGGTGGTCTCAACCCCGCGACGACACCCAAGACCGCGCCAACCACCACCCCCACTAGGTCCGATCCGGGACAGTGA